In Methanothermus fervidus DSM 2088, a single genomic region encodes these proteins:
- a CDS encoding Phosphoglucosamine mutase (COGs: COG1109 Phosphomannomutase~InterPro IPR016055: IPR016066: IPR005844: IPR005845: IPR 005846: IPR005843: IPR005841~KEGG: mth:MTH1590 phosphomannomutase~PFAM: phosphoglucomutase/phosphomannomutase alpha/beta/alpha domain I; phosphoglucomutase/phosphomannomutase alpha/beta/alpha domain II; phosphoglucomutase/phosphomannomutase alpha/beta/alpha domain III; phosphoglucomutase/phosphomannomutase~PRIAM: Phosphoglucosamine mutase~SPTR: O27627 Probable phosphoglucosamine mutase~PFAM: Phosphoglucomutase/phosphomannomutase, alpha/beta/alpha domain II; Phosphoglucomutase/phosphomannomutase, alpha/beta/alpha domain III; Phosphoglucomutase/phosphomannomutase, C-terminal domain; Phosphoglucomutase/phosphomannomutase, alpha/beta/alpha domain I), with product MSMSLFGTSGIRGKIRSKITSELALKVGKAIATYVGGGKIVIGHDPRTSSEMLVSAVAAGLMECGSKVIRIGMVPTPALGYAVKKLNADTGVMITASHNPPEYNGIKAWNANGMAYTPSQEDEIERIIHDNDFDEKEWDKIGNIKDAKIIEDYKTDLINSIDIKNELKVVVDAGCGAASYVTPYVLRELGCEVITLNCQPDGFFPGRNPEPTEENLKDLMETVKAVGADIGIAHDGDADRAVIVTDEGKIADFDKLLALVSKKYGGTIVTTVDASLCIEECMEEIGGKVIRTKVGDVNVANEIMKHNASFGGEPSGTWIHPTFSLTPDGIFSALRVVEVIDKEGNLSDLLAEIPSYPNIRDKIQCPDMHKKEVMKIIEPKLKNEFPKAKIDKIDGIRITLKDKSWILVRPSGTEPYIRIRAESRDKNKLKNIYNKVHSIVKKAINTVVSCKQ from the coding sequence ATGAGCATGTCATTATTTGGAACCTCTGGAATAAGAGGGAAGATTAGATCAAAAATCACGTCTGAATTAGCACTAAAGGTCGGAAAAGCAATTGCAACTTATGTTGGTGGAGGTAAAATTGTAATTGGACATGATCCAAGGACTTCAAGTGAAATGCTAGTTAGTGCTGTCGCAGCAGGCTTAATGGAATGTGGATCTAAAGTTATAAGAATTGGAATGGTACCTACACCAGCATTAGGATATGCTGTCAAAAAACTTAATGCAGATACTGGTGTCATGATAACTGCTTCCCATAACCCACCAGAATATAATGGCATAAAGGCCTGGAATGCCAATGGAATGGCTTATACACCTTCACAAGAAGATGAAATTGAAAGAATAATTCATGATAATGATTTTGATGAAAAAGAATGGGATAAAATTGGCAATATTAAAGATGCAAAGATAATAGAAGATTATAAAACTGATTTAATAAATTCTATAGATATAAAAAACGAGTTAAAAGTTGTAGTGGATGCTGGTTGTGGAGCTGCATCTTATGTAACCCCTTATGTCTTAAGAGAACTTGGATGTGAAGTAATTACTTTAAATTGTCAGCCAGATGGATTTTTCCCAGGTAGAAATCCAGAGCCTACAGAAGAAAATTTAAAAGATTTAATGGAGACTGTTAAGGCAGTTGGAGCAGATATTGGAATTGCACATGATGGGGACGCTGATAGAGCAGTTATAGTAACTGATGAAGGAAAAATTGCAGATTTTGATAAATTGTTAGCTTTAGTTTCCAAAAAATATGGAGGAACCATAGTTACAACAGTTGATGCATCATTGTGCATTGAAGAATGTATGGAAGAAATTGGTGGAAAGGTTATCAGAACCAAAGTTGGAGATGTAAATGTTGCTAATGAAATAATGAAGCATAATGCAAGCTTTGGTGGTGAACCATCTGGCACATGGATACATCCTACTTTTTCTCTTACTCCGGATGGTATTTTTTCTGCACTACGCGTTGTTGAAGTTATAGACAAAGAAGGGAATTTATCTGATTTACTAGCAGAGATTCCATCATATCCTAATATTAGAGACAAAATACAATGTCCTGACATGCATAAAAAAGAAGTTATGAAAATAATAGAACCAAAACTAAAGAATGAATTTCCAAAAGCTAAAATAGACAAAATCGATGGAATCAGAATAACTTTGAAAGATAAAAGTTGGATATTAGTTAGACCGTCTGGTACAGAACCTTACATCAGAATTAGAGCTGAAAGTAGGGACAAAAATAAATTAAAAAACATATATAATAAGGTTCATTCTATCGTAAAAAAAGCAATAAATACGGTGGTTTCATGCAAGCAATGA
- a CDS encoding phosphoglycerate mutase (COGs: COG3635 phosphoglycerate mutase AP superfamily~InterPro IPR017850: IPR019304: IPR006124: IPR004456~KEGG: mth:MTH1591 cofactor-independent phosphoglycerate mutase~PFAM: 2,3-bisphosphoglycerate-independent phosphoglycerate mutase; metalloenzyme domain protein~PRIAM: Phosphoglycerate mutase~SPTR: O27628 2,3-bisphosphoglycerate-independent phosphoglycerate mutase 1~TIGRFAM: phosphonopyruvate decarboxylase-related protein~PFAM: Metalloenzyme superfamily; 2,3-bisphosphoglycerate-independent phosphoglycerate mutase~TIGRFAM: 2,3-bisphosphoglycerate-independent phosphoglycerate mutase, archaeal form): MKCIILIIDGMADRPTKENDYKTPLQAAKTPNMDKIAEEGINGIMDPISPGIRVGSDTAHLSILGYDPYKVYTGRGPFEAAGVGVDVKPGDIAFRCNFATVDENFVVLDRRADRIREGTDKLAETINSMKLEEDVEIIFKESTGHRAVLVLRGENLSDKITDADPKVENKRVKDVKPLDDSFEAKFTASILNKFVKNSYKLLEKHPINLKRIKEGKKPANIILPRGGGKVPSLENFCEKYNLKAACIAETGLIMGIARLAGMDVIEVPTATGGTDTDLNSIVKTILSTLDKYDFLLVNIDGADEAGHDGNFEEKKEFIERIDEVVISKILNCEDICLVLTADHTTPVSVKDHTGDPVPIVIRCPGVRIDDVKRFDEISASKGGLGRIKGSDIMNIILDLTNRSEKFGA; this comes from the coding sequence ATGAAGTGCATAATATTAATAATTGATGGAATGGCAGATCGACCTACAAAAGAAAATGATTATAAAACACCGCTTCAAGCTGCAAAAACACCCAATATGGATAAAATTGCTGAAGAGGGAATAAATGGTATAATGGACCCAATATCACCAGGTATACGTGTAGGAAGTGATACAGCGCATCTTTCAATATTGGGTTATGATCCATATAAAGTTTATACAGGCAGGGGACCATTTGAGGCAGCTGGAGTAGGAGTTGATGTAAAACCGGGAGATATTGCATTTAGATGTAATTTTGCTACAGTAGATGAAAATTTTGTTGTATTAGATAGAAGAGCTGATAGAATAAGAGAAGGCACTGACAAATTAGCTGAAACTATCAATTCCATGAAATTAGAAGAAGATGTAGAGATAATATTTAAAGAATCAACTGGACATAGAGCAGTTTTAGTTTTACGTGGAGAAAATTTATCTGATAAAATTACTGATGCAGATCCAAAAGTTGAAAATAAACGCGTGAAAGATGTAAAACCATTGGATGATTCATTTGAAGCAAAATTTACAGCTTCAATACTAAACAAATTTGTTAAAAATTCTTATAAGTTGCTTGAGAAGCATCCAATAAATTTAAAACGAATAAAGGAAGGAAAAAAACCTGCTAATATAATATTGCCTAGGGGTGGAGGAAAGGTACCTTCATTAGAAAACTTTTGTGAAAAGTATAATCTTAAGGCCGCCTGTATTGCAGAGACTGGTCTTATTATGGGGATTGCCAGGTTAGCAGGTATGGATGTTATTGAAGTTCCTACAGCAACAGGAGGTACAGATACGGATTTAAATTCTATCGTAAAAACTATACTCAGTACTTTAGATAAATATGATTTTCTACTGGTTAATATTGATGGAGCTGATGAAGCTGGACATGATGGAAATTTTGAAGAGAAAAAAGAATTTATAGAGAGAATTGATGAAGTTGTAATTAGTAAAATTTTAAATTGTGAGGATATATGTTTGGTACTTACCGCAGACCACACAACTCCAGTTTCTGTAAAAGATCATACTGGAGATCCTGTTCCAATAGTTATAAGATGTCCTGGTGTAAGGATTGACGATGTCAAAAGATTTGATGAAATTTCTGCATCTAAAGGTGGTTTGGGCAGAATCAAAGGTTCAGATATAATGAACATAATTTTAGATTTAACCAATAGAAGTGAAAAGTTTGGGGCATGA
- a CDS encoding protein of unknown function DUF92 transmembrane (COGs: COG1836 membrane protein~InterPro IPR002794~KEGG: mth:MTH1592 hypothetical protein~PFAM: protein of unknown function DUF92 transmembrane~SPTR: O27629 Conserved protein~PFAM: Integral membrane protein DUF92~TIGRFAM: conserved hypothetical protein TIGR00297): MWDIFFCISIGIITYIRKDLDLAGSVLMVVLGLLILFAAGFNWLLILFIFLILGIISTKYQKEYKKKLGIYEKKRSMKNVLSNGIVPVAMAILGRYDRFVGGFIGSIAAATADTMASEIGIIQKPRLITNLKKVPPGTDGGVSILGTVIGIVGAAIIGISAYFLNVCPNILLSLKVAIISGIIGSFTDSFLGATFERKNF, from the coding sequence ATGTGGGATATATTCTTTTGTATTAGCATTGGCATCATAACATATATAAGAAAAGATTTAGACTTAGCAGGTTCTGTGTTAATGGTAGTTTTGGGACTCTTAATTCTGTTTGCTGCAGGATTTAATTGGCTTTTAATTTTATTTATTTTTTTAATTTTAGGAATAATTTCGACAAAATATCAAAAAGAATACAAGAAAAAATTAGGTATATATGAGAAGAAAAGATCTATGAAAAATGTTTTATCCAATGGAATCGTACCAGTTGCAATGGCAATACTTGGCAGATATGATAGGTTCGTAGGTGGATTTATAGGATCTATAGCAGCTGCTACTGCAGACACGATGGCAAGTGAAATAGGTATCATACAAAAACCAAGACTTATAACAAATTTGAAGAAAGTGCCTCCAGGTACTGATGGAGGAGTATCTATACTGGGCACTGTTATTGGAATTGTTGGAGCAGCAATAATAGGAATTTCTGCATATTTTCTTAATGTCTGTCCAAATATTTTATTGTCTTTAAAAGTAGCAATAATTTCTGGAATAATAGGGTCTTTCACAGATAGTTTTTTAGGAGCTACATTCGAAAGAAAAAATTTTTAA
- a CDS encoding SSU ribosomal protein S3AE (COGs: COG1890 Ribosomal protein S3AE~InterPro IPR018281: IPR001593~KEGG: mth:MTH1593 30S ribosomal protein S3Ae~PFAM: ribosomal protein S3Ae~SPTR: O27630 30S ribosomal protein S3Ae~PFAM: Ribosomal S3Ae family), with the protein MARVRRRRARDTWKEKKWYTILSPKYFGEKEIGLTPARSPDLVVNRTVEATVRELTGDFSKQYMKLKFRINDVTGDVAKTKYIGHEMTTDYVRSLIRRGTSRVDAPVIVNTKDGYKIKVYTLIITARRTKTSQQREIRRIAQEKVLELAAERTLEEFIKDMIDGKISSEVQESAKVIYPIRRVEIIKTKVLSEPEEK; encoded by the coding sequence ATGGCAAGGGTAAGGAGACGAAGAGCAAGAGACACATGGAAAGAGAAAAAATGGTATACTATTCTCAGTCCAAAATATTTTGGAGAAAAAGAAATAGGATTAACACCTGCTAGGTCTCCAGATTTAGTTGTTAACAGAACTGTAGAAGCAACTGTAAGAGAATTAACAGGTGATTTTTCAAAACAATACATGAAGTTAAAATTTAGAATAAACGATGTTACAGGAGATGTTGCAAAAACAAAATACATTGGACATGAAATGACAACTGACTATGTAAGAAGTTTAATTAGAAGGGGAACAAGTAGGGTCGATGCACCAGTGATTGTTAATACCAAAGATGGATACAAGATAAAAGTTTATACTTTAATAATAACAGCAAGACGTACTAAAACTTCACAACAAAGAGAAATTAGACGTATTGCACAAGAAAAAGTGTTAGAGTTAGCCGCTGAAAGAACACTAGAAGAGTTTATTAAAGATATGATAGATGGTAAAATATCTTCCGAAGTACAGGAAAGTGCTAAAGTCATATATCCAATTAGGAGAGTAGAAATTATAAAAACGAAGGTTTTAAGCGAACCTGAAGAAAAATAG
- a CDS encoding phenylacetate-CoA ligase (COGs: COG1541 Coenzyme F390 synthetase~InterPro IPR000873~KEGG: mth:MTH1855 coenzyme F390 synthetase II~PFAM: AMP-dependent synthetase and ligase~PRIAM: Phenylacetate--CoA ligase~SPTR: O27883 Coenzyme F390 synthetase II~PFAM: AMP-binding enzyme), producing MAWKYEVEFMEREELEELQLKRLEETLVRVYENVPYYKDKFDSLGIEPEDIETLDDLEKLPFTTKEDLRKAYPFGMFAVPKKEIVEIHTTSGTTGKPTVAGYTEKDIEIWSEVMARALSMASVTSKDLIQNAYGYGLFTGGLGVHYGAQKIGAMVIPISTGNTKRQIEVMRDFGTTVLTCTPSYALYLAETLKKEGLSLDDINLRIGIFGAEMWTEEMRKKIENRLGLTALNIYGLTEIIGPGVAQECMQKTGLHIFEDHFYPEIIDPKTGKRLPPGEKGELVITTLTKEAMPMIRFRTRDITSLLDDECKCGRTLRRIGRITGRTDDMIKVRGVMVFPSQIEKALLKVDGLEPHYQIVITRPHYLDEMEIRVETSPELFSDEVKEMEKIKKKIEKVVHEEIGLRVNVTLVEPGTLPRSEGKAVRVIDKRKFNS from the coding sequence GTGGCTTGGAAATATGAAGTAGAATTTATGGAAAGAGAGGAACTTGAAGAATTACAGTTGAAAAGACTTGAAGAAACTTTAGTTAGAGTTTATGAAAATGTTCCATATTACAAAGATAAATTTGATAGTTTAGGGATAGAACCTGAAGATATTGAAACATTAGATGATCTAGAAAAATTACCTTTCACAACAAAAGAGGATCTTCGCAAGGCATATCCATTTGGAATGTTTGCAGTTCCAAAAAAGGAAATTGTTGAAATACATACAACATCTGGTACAACAGGTAAGCCAACAGTAGCTGGTTATACTGAGAAAGACATTGAAATATGGTCTGAAGTAATGGCAAGAGCATTATCTATGGCATCAGTCACAAGCAAAGACTTAATACAAAATGCATATGGATATGGATTGTTTACAGGTGGCTTAGGGGTTCACTATGGTGCCCAAAAGATAGGAGCAATGGTAATTCCAATATCTACAGGTAATACAAAACGACAAATTGAAGTTATGCGAGATTTTGGGACAACTGTGCTTACCTGTACACCATCCTATGCGTTATATTTAGCTGAGACTTTAAAAAAAGAAGGTTTAAGTTTAGATGATATAAACTTAAGAATTGGAATATTTGGAGCTGAAATGTGGACAGAAGAAATGAGAAAAAAAATTGAAAATCGTTTAGGTTTGACAGCACTTAATATATATGGTTTGACAGAAATTATAGGTCCAGGGGTTGCACAAGAATGCATGCAAAAAACAGGTCTTCATATATTTGAAGATCATTTTTATCCAGAAATAATAGATCCAAAAACTGGGAAAAGACTACCACCTGGAGAAAAAGGAGAATTGGTTATTACAACATTGACAAAAGAGGCAATGCCAATGATAAGATTTAGAACAAGAGATATAACTTCATTGCTTGATGATGAATGTAAATGTGGAAGGACATTGAGAAGAATAGGTAGAATAACTGGAAGAACTGATGACATGATAAAGGTAAGAGGTGTAATGGTATTCCCATCACAAATTGAGAAAGCACTTTTAAAGGTGGATGGCCTGGAACCTCATTATCAAATTGTGATAACTAGGCCCCATTATTTAGATGAAATGGAAATTCGCGTTGAAACATCTCCTGAATTGTTTTCAGATGAAGTTAAAGAAATGGAAAAAATTAAGAAAAAAATTGAAAAAGTTGTACATGAAGAGATAGGGTTACGAGTAAATGTAACATTAGTAGAACCAGGAACTTTACCAAGAAGTGAAGGTAAGGCCGTAAGAGTTATTGATAAGAGAAAATTCAATTCATAG
- a CDS encoding PRC-barrel domain protein (InterPro IPR011033: IPR007903~KEGG: mth:MTH1859 hypothetical protein~PFAM: PRC-barrel domain protein~SPTR: O27887 Putative uncharacterized protein~PFAM: PRC-barrel domain), producing MRVVEEIIGKEVLDDSATVIGKVKDVEIDIETNTVDALILGKGSISEGLGLSKNETIVPYEMVDKIGDKILLKGTLK from the coding sequence ATGAGAGTAGTGGAAGAGATAATAGGTAAAGAGGTTCTAGATGATTCTGCGACAGTAATAGGTAAAGTTAAAGATGTTGAAATAGATATTGAAACAAATACGGTTGATGCATTGATACTTGGGAAAGGTAGTATATCTGAAGGATTAGGGTTATCTAAGAATGAGACAATAGTGCCATATGAAATGGTTGATAAAATTGGTGATAAGATATTGTTAAAAGGAACATTGAAATAA
- a CDS encoding orotate phosphoribosyltransferase (COGs: COG0461 Orotate phosphoribosyltransferase~InterPro IPR000836: IPR004467~KEGG: msi:Msm_0821 orotate phosphoribosyltransferase~PFAM: phosphoribosyltransferase~SPTR: A5ULE8 Orotate phosphoribosyltransferase, PyrE~TIGRFAM: orotate phosphoribosyltransferase~PFAM: Phosphoribosyl transferase domain~TIGRFAM: orotate phosphoribosyltransferase) — protein MEVKGICNICGNVGILHTCRLCGRLVCGECYIPAAGLCRICYKKPGRRIKNINDKDMLINLFKEKNVVKFGNFTLSSGKKSNYYINVKGAITYPKILKILTNIIVKKIKDLDIQKIAGPAVGAIPIITAVSLKANIPFVIIRKKKKKYGTSKLVEGDLSKNDKVVVIEDVTTTGNSLLRSIRIIEDAGAKVERAIVVVDRGEGAIEKFKKEGIKLDVILTADELMD, from the coding sequence GTGGAAGTAAAAGGTATTTGCAACATTTGTGGAAATGTAGGAATACTTCATACCTGTAGGTTGTGTGGAAGACTTGTATGTGGGGAATGTTACATACCTGCAGCAGGACTTTGTAGAATATGCTACAAAAAACCAGGTAGAAGAATCAAAAATATAAATGATAAAGACATGTTAATAAATTTATTTAAAGAAAAAAACGTTGTTAAATTTGGAAATTTCACATTATCTTCTGGAAAAAAAAGTAACTATTATATAAATGTAAAAGGAGCAATCACTTATCCAAAAATTTTAAAAATTTTAACAAACATTATAGTAAAGAAAATAAAAGATTTAGATATCCAAAAAATAGCCGGACCAGCAGTTGGTGCGATTCCAATAATTACTGCAGTATCATTGAAGGCAAATATACCATTTGTTATTATAAGAAAGAAAAAAAAGAAATATGGAACATCTAAACTTGTGGAAGGAGATCTAAGTAAGAATGATAAAGTTGTAGTGATTGAAGATGTAACAACCACAGGAAATTCATTATTGAGGTCTATTAGGATTATTGAAGATGCAGGAGCTAAAGTTGAAAGAGCAATAGTTGTTGTAGATCGTGGTGAAGGTGCAATAGAGAAATTTAAAAAAGAAGGCATCAAATTGGATGTTATTTTAACAGCTGATGAGCTTATGGATTAA
- a CDS encoding molybdenum cofactor synthesis domain protein (COGs: COG0521 Molybdopterin biosynthesis protein~InterPro IPR001453: IPR012245: IPR020817~KEGG: mth:MTH1861 molybdenum cofactor biosynthesis MoaB~PFAM: molybdopterin binding domain~SPTR: O27889 Molybdenum cofactor biosynthesis MoaB~TIGRFAM: molybdenum cofactor synthesis domain protein~PFAM: Probable molybdopterin binding domain~TIGRFAM: molybdenum cofactor synthesis domain): protein MKSKSMLQHKKEAPKKVTCAVITLSDSIKNKKQDKSGKILINALNEKHIVKEYHIIPDDSKMLKSLIKKLANDVDVIFTTGGTGISNRDITIETLREIFEKELEGFGEIFRYESYKRLGSGVILTRSTAGIYNKTLIFALPGSPNAVKLGVNLIIDELGHFVKHVRE, encoded by the coding sequence ATGAAATCTAAAAGTATGTTGCAGCATAAAAAAGAAGCTCCTAAGAAGGTAACTTGCGCTGTTATAACATTAAGTGATAGTATAAAAAACAAAAAACAAGATAAGTCTGGTAAAATATTGATAAATGCTTTGAATGAAAAACATATTGTAAAAGAATACCATATAATCCCAGATGATTCAAAAATGTTAAAATCTTTAATAAAAAAATTAGCCAATGACGTTGATGTCATTTTTACAACTGGAGGAACAGGAATTAGTAATAGAGATATTACAATAGAAACTTTAAGGGAAATTTTTGAGAAAGAATTAGAAGGTTTTGGAGAAATATTTAGATATGAATCTTACAAACGATTGGGTAGTGGTGTAATACTTACACGTTCAACCGCTGGTATTTACAACAAAACTCTCATTTTTGCATTACCTGGTTCACCAAATGCTGTAAAACTTGGTGTAAACCTTATAATAGATGAATTAGGACATTTTGTCAAGCATGTGAGAGAATAA
- a CDS encoding ACT domain protein (COGs: COG4747 ACT domain-containing protein~InterPro IPR002912~KEGG: mth:MTH1854 hypothetical protein~PFAM: amino acid-binding ACT domain protein~SPTR: O27882 Putative uncharacterized protein~PFAM: ACT domain), with protein sequence MTLKQVSVFLENKRGRLRKAVHALAKANINIRALSIADTSEFGILRMIVTKPKLAKEVLEKNNFVAKLNDVIAVEVPDEPGGLDSVLKILEDAKINVEYLYAFVEKKGEKAIVVIRIDDIDKGLEALNKANIPTISAKEISSL encoded by the coding sequence ATGACATTAAAGCAAGTATCAGTATTTTTGGAAAATAAAAGAGGTAGATTAAGGAAAGCAGTTCATGCATTAGCTAAAGCTAATATAAATATAAGAGCGTTATCAATAGCAGATACTTCAGAATTTGGAATTTTAAGGATGATAGTTACAAAACCAAAATTGGCAAAAGAAGTTCTTGAAAAAAACAATTTTGTTGCTAAATTAAACGATGTAATAGCTGTTGAAGTACCAGATGAACCTGGTGGACTTGACTCCGTATTAAAAATACTTGAAGATGCCAAAATAAATGTTGAATATTTATATGCATTTGTAGAGAAAAAAGGTGAAAAAGCAATTGTAGTAATAAGAATAGATGACATTGATAAAGGATTAGAAGCTTTAAATAAAGCTAATATACCGACAATTTCCGCAAAAGAAATATCCTCACTTTGA
- a CDS encoding hypothetical protein (KEGG: mka:MK0367 hypothetical protein~SPTR: Q8TYD3 Uncharacterized protein conserved in archaea) yields MKWKIFIIILLFAILLFFYKSSHIIREKSSGATHYTQIYGETKIDVYKFKSDKEGPKVAFILGIHPYEWEAHKAFYDAIKKYTSSQKFKGEIDVYWIHVPDQYAKNWKAGRDFGNRAANKYLVPMIKKERYSAIFDIHSGWEGWPYYGRPKWFILHPPTKEGKSLATNITKNINWIKILGNCSENKECVSYWVEMPIAKNKIPIVILEWGYCEPEKLWIKYKKVNLNATTPGEYEDKVTHALIFLNNLDKIIG; encoded by the coding sequence ATGAAATGGAAAATCTTTATCATAATTTTATTATTTGCAATTTTATTATTTTTCTACAAAAGTTCCCACATCATTAGAGAGAAGAGTAGTGGGGCAACACATTACACGCAAATTTATGGAGAAACGAAAATAGATGTTTATAAATTTAAGAGTGATAAAGAAGGGCCAAAAGTTGCATTTATACTTGGAATTCATCCATATGAATGGGAAGCCCATAAGGCATTTTATGATGCAATAAAAAAATATACATCGTCTCAAAAATTTAAAGGAGAAATAGATGTTTATTGGATTCATGTTCCTGATCAATATGCTAAAAATTGGAAAGCTGGAAGAGATTTTGGAAATAGAGCTGCAAACAAATATTTAGTGCCAATGATAAAAAAAGAAAGATATTCAGCTATTTTTGATATACATAGTGGATGGGAAGGATGGCCTTATTATGGAAGGCCAAAATGGTTTATACTTCATCCACCTACAAAAGAAGGGAAATCTTTAGCTACAAATATTACAAAAAATATCAATTGGATAAAAATACTTGGAAATTGTTCAGAAAATAAAGAATGCGTAAGTTATTGGGTTGAAATGCCTATTGCAAAAAATAAAATACCGATAGTTATACTAGAGTGGGGATATTGTGAACCAGAGAAATTATGGATAAAATATAAAAAAGTAAATTTAAATGCGACTACTCCTGGAGAGTATGAAGACAAAGTAACACATGCACTGATTTTTTTAAATAATTTGGATAAAATAATTGGATAA
- a CDS encoding hypothetical protein (KEGG: cbb:CLD_2405 CRISPR-associated RAMP protein~SPTR: C7GHY9 Alfa-L-rhamnosidase), translated as MDAKKILEDFKPKLVLDTPCNKPFIVFGESLGKSWSIRIFADRGKFIVQCIDGDGNLYVTKLTAKERDDFLLNKVFKTKAR; from the coding sequence ATGGATGCTAAAAAAATTTTAGAAGATTTTAAACCTAAATTAGTTCTTGACACTCCGTGTAACAAACCTTTCATCGTTTTTGGAGAATCTCTAGGTAAATCTTGGAGTATAAGAATTTTTGCTGACAGAGGAAAATTTATAGTTCAATGTATTGATGGAGATGGAAATCTTTATGTAACTAAACTCACTGCAAAAGAAAGAGATGATTTTCTCTTAAACAAAGTCTTTAAAACTAAGGCACGTTAA